One Kineococcus aurantiacus genomic window carries:
- a CDS encoding NAD-dependent epimerase/dehydratase family protein: protein MAGPLVVTGAAGRLGRRVVARAVRAGWEVREVDVTGVAGGAVDVTSPGALAGVLDGAAALVHLAARPSPVGVDAHEVLSVNLGGTLAALLAAEATGTTRVVLASSVNATGAAYSRAPRYDAFPVTEAHASYAEDPYALSKFLGEQAADAFARRRPAAVLTSLRFHALREGFAFGDRDEDGPKDLWGWVSFEAAAAACLRAVGRAGAGHVVANVVAVRTTSRTPTAELSARFHPGVPWTAEPRGHRSFYATDVARDVLGWDAADDDPAVTDAERPWSAP, encoded by the coding sequence ATGGCCGGTCCGCTGGTCGTCACGGGCGCCGCGGGCCGGCTGGGCCGGCGCGTGGTCGCCCGCGCCGTGCGCGCCGGCTGGGAGGTGCGGGAGGTCGACGTCACCGGCGTCGCCGGCGGCGCGGTCGACGTCACCTCGCCGGGGGCCCTGGCCGGGGTCCTGGACGGCGCCGCCGCCCTCGTGCACCTGGCCGCCCGCCCCAGCCCCGTGGGCGTCGACGCCCACGAGGTCCTGTCGGTGAACCTCGGGGGGACCCTGGCGGCGCTGCTGGCCGCCGAGGCGACCGGGACGACGCGCGTCGTCCTGGCCTCCAGCGTCAACGCGACGGGCGCGGCCTACAGCCGCGCGCCCCGCTACGACGCCTTCCCCGTCACCGAGGCGCACGCCAGCTACGCGGAGGACCCGTACGCCCTCTCGAAGTTCCTCGGCGAGCAGGCCGCCGACGCCTTCGCCCGCCGCCGCCCCGCCGCCGTCCTGACCAGCCTGCGGTTCCACGCGCTGCGCGAGGGGTTCGCGTTCGGCGACCGCGACGAGGACGGCCCGAAGGACCTGTGGGGGTGGGTGTCGTTCGAGGCGGCCGCCGCCGCGTGCCTGCGGGCCGTGGGCCGGGCCGGGGCCGGGCACGTCGTCGCCAACGTCGTCGCGGTGCGCACCACCAGCCGCACCCCGACGGCGGAGCTGTCGGCCCGGTTCCACCCGGGGGTGCCGTGGACGGCCGAGCCGCGGGGTCACCGCTCCTTCTACGCCACCGACGTGGCCCGCGACGTCCTGGGCTGGGACGCCGCCGACGACGACCCCGCGGTCACCGACGCCGAGCGCCCCTGGAGCGCCCCCTAA
- a CDS encoding universal stress protein: MGTVVVGLNTLENCRAAVEWAADAADRAGADLDIVCGVQPPPVVDTWSVGYGREVLDQLDAAAREELARARDLVRDRVRGEVGVRLVHDHPRPALLAAARGADLLVTGARPHHRLRSGVLGGLQLGSTSLYAAGHAPCPVVVVRGAPAEGARDLVVGFDGSPAAVAAARWAAGHAAATGGRVRVLLVQDPHRDGHRAGSLTAPVLEGFLDALRVRVPGARVSASVVRHHHPEDVLLEASGTCALLVVGARGHSALASALGGCTSHAVLHQAATPVAVVPRPAPV; encoded by the coding sequence ATGGGCACGGTCGTCGTCGGTCTGAACACCCTGGAGAACTGCCGCGCCGCCGTGGAGTGGGCCGCGGACGCCGCGGACCGCGCGGGCGCGGACCTGGACATCGTGTGCGGGGTGCAGCCGCCGCCCGTCGTGGACACCTGGTCGGTCGGCTACGGCCGCGAGGTCCTGGACCAGCTCGACGCCGCGGCCCGCGAGGAGCTGGCCCGGGCCCGGGACCTGGTGCGCGACCGGGTCCGCGGCGAGGTGGGGGTCCGCCTCGTGCACGACCACCCGCGCCCGGCGCTGCTGGCCGCCGCGCGCGGCGCCGACCTCCTGGTCACCGGTGCCCGCCCGCACCACCGCCTGCGCAGCGGCGTCCTGGGCGGTCTCCAACTGGGCTCGACGAGCCTGTACGCCGCCGGCCACGCCCCGTGCCCCGTCGTCGTGGTGCGCGGCGCGCCGGCCGAGGGGGCCCGGGACCTCGTCGTCGGCTTCGACGGGTCCCCGGCCGCGGTCGCGGCGGCGCGGTGGGCGGCCGGGCACGCGGCCGCGACGGGCGGGCGGGTGCGGGTCCTGCTCGTGCAGGACCCGCACCGGGACGGGCACCGCGCCGGGTCGCTCACCGCGCCGGTGCTGGAGGGTTTCCTCGACGCGCTGCGGGTGCGGGTGCCGGGGGCGCGGGTCAGCGCGTCGGTCGTCCGGCACCACCACCCCGAGGACGTCCTGCTGGAGGCGTCGGGGACGTGCGCGCTGCTGGTGGTGGGGGCCCGCGGCCACTCGGCCCTGGCCTCGGCCCTGGGCGGTTGCACGAGCCACGCGGTGCTGCACCAGGCGG
- a CDS encoding polysaccharide pyruvyl transferase family protein: MRVALVGWSSVLHGEATAGDVLAVQAVAEHLRRGGHDVVSTWSPAMSLAHATAADARYDDVDPAAFDVAVWVCGPLAGVPVQEFHARFATVRRVAVGVSVLDPADPAVTGFDAVVPRDRAGEAPQRDLAARPVADAVDVVGVFLTHGQGEYGARRRHEEVTAVLGGWLGALDVARLDLETRLDPRDWRLPARPGQVLAVVSRLDVVVTTRLHGLVLALRCGVPALAVDPVSGGGKVAAQAAAWGWPCVLPADGLDAQSLDEQFAWCRSGSGRAAARAAQRAAGSAGREQLAALDGLLT, from the coding sequence GTGAGGGTCGCGCTGGTGGGCTGGTCCAGCGTGCTGCACGGGGAGGCCACGGCCGGGGACGTCCTGGCCGTGCAGGCCGTCGCCGAGCACCTGCGCCGCGGCGGCCACGACGTCGTGAGCACGTGGAGCCCGGCGATGTCGCTGGCCCACGCCACCGCCGCCGACGCGCGCTACGACGACGTCGACCCCGCCGCGTTCGACGTCGCCGTGTGGGTGTGCGGGCCGCTGGCGGGGGTCCCGGTCCAGGAGTTCCACGCGCGGTTCGCGACCGTCCGGCGGGTGGCGGTGGGGGTCTCGGTGCTCGACCCCGCCGACCCGGCCGTCACCGGTTTCGACGCCGTCGTGCCGCGCGACCGCGCGGGGGAGGCGCCGCAGCGCGACCTCGCGGCCCGGCCCGTCGCCGACGCCGTCGACGTCGTGGGGGTGTTCCTCACCCACGGGCAGGGCGAGTACGGCGCGCGCCGCCGCCACGAGGAGGTGACCGCCGTCCTGGGCGGGTGGCTGGGGGCGCTGGACGTGGCCCGGCTGGACCTGGAGACCCGCCTGGACCCGCGCGACTGGCGGCTGCCGGCGCGGCCCGGGCAGGTGCTCGCGGTCGTCTCCCGGCTCGACGTGGTCGTCACCACGCGCCTGCACGGCCTCGTGCTGGCCCTGCGCTGCGGCGTCCCCGCCCTCGCCGTCGACCCCGTCTCCGGCGGCGGCAAGGTCGCTGCGCAGGCCGCGGCGTGGGGGTGGCCGTGCGTGCTGCCCGCCGACGGCCTCGACGCGCAGTCCCTCGACGAGCAGTTCGCCTGGTGCCGCTCCGGCAGCGGGCGCGCCGCCGCCCGGGCCGCGCAGCGGGCCGCCGGGTCCGCGGGCCGGGAGCAGCTGGCCGCGCTGGACGGCCTGCTCACCTGA
- a CDS encoding putative bifunctional diguanylate cyclase/phosphodiesterase: MALVVVRTLAVAAATVLMARRMRRETVARPAWRAYLTAFVLLTAASVVETVVVLTGTPVGTAGLVLTVPLRLASTASSFFLYHGVATWFRLREKTRPAGRVDWLVGVSCILGVAGVVNVVADVPPGVAGLATQLRWLHVSSIAVLLSALVVGAWAMPRAIAGRARGIAGCVLGVLVTQVLFVLAGPVTGIVVAAWCAWTLLAVGFGWLSLLRPVATPRRHPSTFPVPATSSVGLVLGLAAVVGAGLHVETRHWALGYGTAAVAGSSVRLVRLVRDLADHDRARRQASTDDLTGLANRREFLRRLSAQTVRRGPFSVLLLDLDRFKEVNDQHGHAVGDELLAATAVRLEQALPGTALLARLGGDEFAAILPGVQADGAVDSARTLLGAVAAIDVSASVGVATSTGHDGLSGTELLRRADTAMYAAKGGGSRVAVHDDEADRAWRERVALSDELQAALDPAAPAGTTDQFEVHYQPQVGAGDEVVGVEALVRWRHPRRGLLSPAAFLDVAEERGLLPALTGVVARRAVGDLAGWRAEGHELRLSINTSSTYLSDPELLPLLDELVRGGVDPRHLVVEVTETSLMNDPDRALATCREITARGFALSIDDFGTGYSSLAYLANLPATELKVDRTFTSRALADERIAAIVAGTVELAHHLGLRVVAEGVEDPATLGLLRRMGCDESQGYLHSRPVPAGEFLDWLRARTGAPARL; this comes from the coding sequence ATGGCGCTCGTGGTCGTGCGCACCCTCGCGGTCGCCGCGGCGACGGTGCTGATGGCACGCCGGATGCGGCGCGAGACCGTCGCCCGCCCCGCGTGGCGGGCCTACCTGACGGCCTTCGTGCTGCTCACCGCCGCCAGCGTCGTCGAGACCGTCGTGGTGCTCACCGGGACGCCCGTCGGGACGGCCGGCCTGGTCCTGACGGTGCCGCTGCGGCTGGCCAGCACCGCCTCCAGCTTCTTCCTCTACCACGGCGTCGCGACCTGGTTCCGGCTGCGGGAGAAGACCCGTCCCGCCGGCCGCGTCGACTGGCTCGTGGGGGTCAGCTGCATCCTCGGCGTGGCCGGTGTCGTCAACGTCGTCGCCGACGTCCCGCCCGGGGTCGCCGGGCTGGCCACGCAGCTGCGCTGGCTGCACGTCAGCTCCATCGCGGTGCTGCTGTCGGCGCTCGTCGTGGGGGCCTGGGCGATGCCGCGGGCCATCGCCGGCCGGGCCCGGGGCATCGCCGGGTGCGTGCTGGGCGTCCTCGTCACCCAGGTGCTCTTCGTCCTGGCCGGCCCCGTCACGGGGATCGTCGTGGCGGCGTGGTGCGCCTGGACCCTGCTGGCGGTGGGGTTCGGCTGGCTGTCGCTGCTGCGCCCCGTCGCCACCCCGCGCCGGCACCCCTCGACGTTCCCGGTCCCGGCGACCAGCTCGGTGGGCCTGGTGCTGGGGCTGGCCGCGGTCGTCGGCGCCGGTCTGCACGTGGAGACCCGGCACTGGGCGCTGGGGTACGGCACGGCCGCCGTCGCCGGCTCGTCGGTGCGCCTGGTCCGGCTCGTGCGCGACCTCGCCGACCACGACCGGGCGCGCCGGCAGGCCAGCACCGACGACCTGACGGGGCTGGCGAACCGCCGCGAGTTCCTGCGGCGCCTGTCCGCGCAGACCGTCCGGCGCGGCCCGTTCTCCGTCCTGCTGCTGGACCTGGACCGCTTCAAGGAGGTCAACGACCAGCACGGCCACGCCGTCGGCGACGAGCTGCTGGCCGCGACCGCCGTCCGGCTGGAGCAGGCGCTGCCCGGCACCGCGCTGCTGGCGCGCCTGGGCGGGGACGAGTTCGCGGCCATCCTGCCGGGGGTGCAGGCCGACGGGGCCGTCGACTCGGCCCGGACCCTGCTGGGGGCCGTCGCCGCCATCGACGTCAGCGCCAGCGTGGGGGTCGCGACGTCCACCGGCCACGACGGCCTGTCCGGGACCGAGCTGCTGCGCCGCGCCGACACCGCCATGTACGCGGCGAAGGGCGGCGGTTCCCGCGTCGCCGTGCACGACGACGAGGCCGACCGCGCCTGGCGGGAGCGGGTGGCGCTGTCCGACGAGCTGCAGGCGGCCCTGGACCCCGCCGCCCCGGCCGGGACGACGGACCAGTTCGAGGTCCACTACCAGCCGCAGGTCGGCGCCGGCGACGAGGTCGTGGGGGTGGAGGCGCTCGTGCGCTGGCGGCACCCCCGGCGCGGGCTGCTGTCCCCGGCGGCCTTCCTGGACGTCGCGGAGGAGCGCGGCCTGCTGCCGGCCCTGACGGGGGTCGTGGCCCGCCGCGCGGTCGGCGACCTCGCCGGCTGGCGCGCGGAGGGCCACGAGCTGCGGCTGTCGATCAACACCTCCAGCACGTACCTGTCCGACCCGGAGCTGCTGCCGCTGCTCGACGAACTGGTCCGCGGCGGCGTCGACCCCCGCCACCTCGTGGTCGAGGTCACCGAGACCTCGCTCATGAACGACCCCGACCGCGCCCTGGCCACGTGCCGGGAGATCACCGCCCGGGGTTTCGCGCTGAGCATCGACGACTTCGGGACGGGGTACTCCTCGCTGGCCTACCTGGCGAACCTGCCCGCCACGGAGCTGAAGGTGGACCGCACGTTCACCTCCCGGGCCCTGGCCGACGAGCGCATCGCCGCCATCGTGGCCGGCACCGTGGAACTGGCCCACCACCTCGGTCTGCGGGTCGTCGCCGAGGGCGTGGAGGACCCCGCGACGCTGGGCCTGTTGCGCCGGATGGGCTGCGACGAGTCGCAGGGGTACCTGCACAGCCGGCCCGTCCCGGCCGGGGAGTTCCTCGACTGGCTGCGGGCCCGCACGGGCGCCCCCGCCCGCCTCTGA
- a CDS encoding YciI family protein — MAKYLLLKHYRGAPAPVNDVPMDRWTPEEVTAHLAYMRDFATKLEGTGEFVDGQALAPEGTFVRYDGEGRPPVTDGPFAETKDLVAGWMVIDVDSYERAVELAGELSAAPGAGGRPIHEWLELRPFLTEPPTVTE; from the coding sequence ATGGCCAAGTACCTGCTCCTGAAGCACTACCGCGGCGCCCCGGCGCCCGTGAACGACGTCCCGATGGACCGGTGGACGCCCGAGGAGGTGACGGCCCACCTGGCGTACATGCGCGACTTCGCGACGAAGCTGGAGGGCACCGGGGAGTTCGTCGACGGGCAGGCCCTGGCCCCCGAGGGCACGTTCGTGCGCTACGACGGCGAGGGCCGCCCGCCCGTCACCGACGGCCCGTTCGCCGAGACGAAGGACCTCGTCGCGGGCTGGATGGTGATCGACGTCGACAGCTACGAGCGGGCCGTCGAGCTCGCGGGCGAGCTGTCCGCGGCCCCGGGCGCCGGGGGGCGCCCGATCCACGAGTGGCTGGAGCTGCGGCCCTTCCTCACGGAACCCCCCACCGTCACCGAGTGA
- a CDS encoding RNA polymerase sigma factor gives MDDDLVRCLVPGVLAVLVRRGADFAAAEDAVQDALVEALRTWDRQVPRDPRGWLVTVAWRRYLDATRAETARRRREGLVDAEPEPGPVAPGDDSLRLHFLCAHPSLSPSAAVALTLRAVGGLTTRQIAQAYLVPEATVAQRISRAKRALAGVRLTEPGDVGTVLRVLYLVFNEGYSGDVDLAAEAIRLTRQLAAAVDHPEVAGLLALMLLHHARRAARTDGSGALVPLAEQDRSRWDTALITEGVAVLQGALARDRLGEFQAQAAVAALHADAPTAAETDWVQVVEWYDELLRLTGSPVVRLNRAVAVGEADGGQAGLAALTGVDPGLPRYAAVSAHLHERAGRTAAAAQLYAEAAHRATSAAERDHLVKQAARLNSRAPAPPRPGT, from the coding sequence ATGGACGACGACCTCGTCCGGTGCCTCGTGCCGGGCGTGCTGGCCGTCCTCGTCCGCCGCGGAGCCGACTTCGCGGCGGCCGAGGACGCCGTGCAGGACGCCCTCGTGGAGGCGCTGCGGACCTGGGACCGGCAGGTCCCCCGGGACCCGCGGGGCTGGCTCGTCACGGTCGCCTGGCGGCGGTACCTGGACGCCACCCGCGCCGAGACCGCCCGCCGGCGGCGGGAGGGGCTCGTCGACGCCGAACCGGAGCCGGGGCCCGTCGCGCCCGGCGACGACAGCCTGCGGCTGCACTTCCTGTGCGCGCACCCCTCGCTGTCGCCGTCCGCGGCCGTCGCGCTGACGCTGCGCGCCGTGGGCGGCCTCACGACGCGTCAGATCGCCCAGGCGTACCTCGTCCCCGAAGCCACCGTGGCGCAACGCATCAGCCGCGCCAAGCGGGCCCTCGCGGGCGTGCGGCTCACCGAACCCGGCGACGTCGGGACGGTGCTGCGGGTCCTGTACCTGGTGTTCAACGAGGGGTACTCCGGGGACGTGGACCTGGCCGCCGAGGCCATCCGCCTGACCCGGCAGCTCGCGGCCGCCGTCGACCACCCGGAGGTCGCGGGACTGCTCGCGCTGATGCTGCTGCACCACGCCCGGCGGGCCGCCCGCACCGACGGCTCGGGCGCCCTGGTGCCGCTGGCCGAGCAGGACCGCTCGCGGTGGGACACCGCCCTGATCACCGAGGGGGTGGCGGTCCTGCAGGGCGCGCTGGCGCGGGACCGGCTGGGCGAGTTCCAGGCGCAGGCCGCCGTCGCCGCCCTGCACGCCGACGCCCCGACGGCGGCCGAGACCGACTGGGTGCAGGTCGTGGAGTGGTACGACGAGCTGCTGCGCCTGACGGGCAGCCCGGTGGTGCGCCTGAACCGGGCCGTCGCCGTGGGCGAGGCCGACGGTGGGCAGGCCGGGCTCGCGGCCCTCACGGGGGTGGACCCGGGCCTGCCGCGGTACGCGGCGGTGTCGGCGCACCTGCACGAGAGGGCGGGCCGGACCGCCGCGGCCGCGCAGCTGTACGCCGAGGCCGCCCACCGGGCGACGAGCGCGGCCGAGCGGGACCACCTCGTCAAGCAGGCGGCACGCCTGAACAGCCGCGCCCCCGCCCCACCCCGCCCGGGCACGTGA